One Kallotenue papyrolyticum genomic window carries:
- a CDS encoding isoprenyl transferase → MSAIPQHIAIIMDGNGRWAQQRGLPRAMGHRAGTENIRRIVQEAKALGVRYLTLYAFSTENWNRPGPEVRALMAILGEFIDRETAALHAEGVQIRHLGSLDGLSPQLQAKVRYALELTRHNTALVLAVAFNYGGRADIVQAVRAIVREGIPPEAITEAVIADHLYTRGMPDPDLIVRTAGEFRLSNFLIWQAAYAEYYSTPVFWPDFGPEDLKQAVAAYGQRERRFGALPQAARQ, encoded by the coding sequence ATGAGCGCGATTCCGCAACATATTGCGATCATCATGGACGGCAACGGCCGCTGGGCGCAACAGCGCGGCCTGCCGCGCGCTATGGGCCACCGCGCCGGTACGGAGAATATCCGGCGCATCGTACAGGAGGCCAAGGCGCTGGGCGTGCGCTACCTGACGCTGTACGCCTTCAGCACCGAAAACTGGAACCGTCCAGGACCGGAGGTACGCGCGCTCATGGCAATCCTGGGGGAGTTCATCGATCGCGAAACGGCAGCGCTGCATGCCGAGGGGGTACAGATCCGCCACCTCGGCAGCCTGGATGGGCTCTCGCCGCAGCTCCAGGCCAAGGTGCGCTATGCGCTGGAGTTGACGCGCCACAATACGGCGCTGGTACTGGCCGTGGCCTTCAACTATGGCGGCCGTGCCGATATTGTTCAGGCCGTACGCGCGATCGTGCGCGAAGGCATTCCGCCCGAAGCCATCACCGAAGCGGTGATTGCCGACCATTTGTACACGCGGGGCATGCCCGATCCGGATCTGATCGTGCGCACCGCCGGCGAGTTCCGGCTCAGCAACTTCCTGATCTGGCAGGCGGCCTACGCGGAGTACTACAGCACGCCGGTCTTCTGGCCCGACTTCGGACCTGAGGATCTTAAACAGGCTGTGGCCGCCTATGGACAGCGCGAACGCCGTTTTGGAGCCCTACCGCAGGCTGCTCGCCAGTAA
- a CDS encoding phosphatidate cytidylyltransferase encodes MDSANAVLEPYRRLLASNLVQRVTSAIVLLPLIALIVWWGTPLAELMVLVLALLALHELFGLFRTAGYRPRRGMGYLGVGLLIGAAALRAYVPFDGGSAALAALVLLALAWELPQRDRQQALLNWALTVAGVTYIGWTLAHFLYLRDLTHPLAATLAVRWLRLEAGAAWIVLVIAITLASDTAAYFIGRTWGRHRLAPYLSPKKSWEGAVAGTCGAALAAAILAPLLGLPLTLPTSLLLGVIGSIGGQIGDLAESFIKRQVNVKDSGHLIPGHGGVLDRLDSHLFTAPLLYYLILALLWAQGIAL; translated from the coding sequence ATGGACAGCGCGAACGCCGTTTTGGAGCCCTACCGCAGGCTGCTCGCCAGTAATCTGGTCCAACGCGTCACCAGCGCGATCGTACTGCTGCCGCTGATCGCGCTGATCGTCTGGTGGGGCACGCCCCTTGCCGAGCTGATGGTGCTCGTGCTAGCGCTGCTAGCGCTGCACGAGCTGTTCGGTCTGTTTCGCACCGCCGGCTATCGTCCGCGCCGCGGCATGGGCTACCTGGGCGTCGGGCTGCTGATCGGCGCGGCTGCTCTACGCGCCTACGTACCCTTCGACGGCGGGAGCGCGGCGCTGGCGGCGCTCGTCCTGCTGGCGCTGGCGTGGGAACTGCCCCAGCGCGATCGCCAGCAGGCGCTGCTCAACTGGGCGCTCACCGTTGCCGGCGTCACCTACATCGGCTGGACGCTGGCGCACTTTCTCTACCTGCGCGATTTGACTCATCCTCTGGCGGCGACGCTCGCGGTGCGCTGGCTGCGTCTGGAAGCAGGTGCCGCGTGGATCGTGCTGGTGATCGCCATCACCCTCGCCAGCGACACGGCGGCCTACTTCATCGGCCGCACCTGGGGCCGCCACCGCCTCGCGCCCTACCTCTCGCCCAAGAAAAGCTGGGAAGGTGCCGTCGCCGGAACGTGCGGCGCGGCCCTGGCTGCCGCGATTCTGGCGCCACTGCTCGGCCTGCCGCTGACGCTGCCCACCAGCCTGCTGCTGGGTGTGATCGGCAGCATCGGTGGGCAGATCGGCGATCTGGCCGAGTCGTTCATCAAGCGTCAGGTCAATGTCAAAGACTCGGGCCACCTGATCCCCGGCCATGGTGGCGTGTTGGATCGGCTTGACAGCCACCTCTTCACCGCGCCGCTGTTGTACTACCTGATTCTGGCGTTGCTGTGGGCGCAGGGCATCGCGCTCTAA
- the rseP gene encoding RIP metalloprotease RseP, with protein sequence MPNWLWVLTVIPALGFLVFVHELGHFLTALRLGIKAEEFGFGYPPRIMTLFRWKGVPVTLNWLPLGGFVRFVGEEGNFEAEGSLASAAPWRKIAVLAAGPLMNLLAAVALFALVGMIEPVGQVVIDQVQANSPAAQAGLRPGDVILEVDGTPVNTATQLARLVREHAGTPLTIDVQREDNGMQRTFQVTVVPRTPDQLQPGQGPTGISPIVPSERIEGYRLALNPLTALWYGLVRTLTFLMLMITGLGALLGSLLGLNDVNVSGGVAGPVGIAVMTGEVARTGGLLSYLNWTAIISVNLALINLLPIPALDGSRIVFALIEWLRRGKKVPPEKEALVHAIGMMALLGLMLLITFSDIRNIILGRSPFGE encoded by the coding sequence ATGCCGAACTGGTTGTGGGTTCTCACCGTTATTCCGGCCCTGGGCTTTCTGGTCTTTGTCCACGAGCTGGGCCACTTCCTCACCGCGCTGCGCCTGGGCATCAAAGCTGAAGAGTTCGGCTTCGGCTATCCGCCGCGGATCATGACCCTCTTCCGCTGGAAAGGCGTGCCGGTGACCCTCAACTGGCTGCCGCTGGGCGGCTTCGTGCGCTTCGTCGGCGAGGAGGGCAATTTCGAAGCCGAAGGCTCGCTGGCCTCGGCCGCGCCCTGGCGCAAGATCGCTGTGCTGGCCGCCGGCCCGTTGATGAACCTGTTGGCCGCGGTGGCGCTCTTCGCCCTGGTGGGGATGATCGAGCCCGTCGGGCAGGTGGTGATCGACCAGGTACAAGCCAACTCGCCCGCCGCGCAGGCCGGCCTGCGCCCGGGCGATGTGATCCTGGAAGTCGACGGCACGCCGGTCAACACCGCCACGCAACTGGCGCGCCTGGTGCGCGAACACGCCGGCACGCCGTTGACGATCGATGTGCAGCGCGAAGACAACGGCATGCAGCGCACCTTCCAGGTCACGGTCGTGCCGCGCACGCCCGACCAGTTGCAGCCCGGGCAGGGGCCAACCGGCATCAGCCCGATCGTGCCCTCTGAGCGCATCGAGGGCTACCGCCTGGCGCTCAACCCCCTCACCGCGCTCTGGTACGGCTTGGTTCGCACGCTCACCTTTTTGATGCTGATGATCACCGGGCTGGGCGCCCTGCTCGGTTCGCTGCTCGGCCTGAACGATGTCAACGTCTCGGGCGGCGTGGCCGGGCCGGTCGGGATCGCCGTCATGACCGGCGAGGTGGCGCGCACCGGCGGCCTGCTGAGCTACCTCAACTGGACGGCGATCATCAGCGTCAACCTGGCGCTGATCAACCTGCTGCCGATCCCGGCCTTGGACGGCAGCCGCATCGTCTTTGCGCTGATCGAATGGCTGCGTCGCGGCAAAAAGGTACCGCCCGAGAAAGAGGCGCTGGTGCATGCCATTGGCATGATGGCACTACTCGGTCTGATGCTGCTGATCACCTTCTCGGACATCCGCAACATCATCCTCGGGCGCAGTCCCTTCGGTGAGTGA
- a CDS encoding CRISPR-associated protein Cas4 — MIGVGLLLLALLLLALAVRLRRATGVPWARVRLSDSGWQRLEQPLLAPRAGLVGKPDYVIETRGRLVPIEVKPGRHAASPYESDLMQLAAYCLLLEESVGQPPPYGLLRYARHTFRLDYTPAVREALLALLEQMRADQTAAEVARSHHQAARCRACGFRSACAQRLA; from the coding sequence ATGATCGGCGTCGGCTTGCTGCTGCTGGCACTACTACTGCTGGCGCTGGCCGTGCGGCTCCGCCGCGCCACCGGCGTGCCCTGGGCGCGCGTACGGCTGAGCGATAGCGGCTGGCAACGCCTTGAGCAGCCACTGCTCGCGCCACGCGCCGGACTGGTGGGCAAGCCCGACTACGTGATCGAGACGCGTGGCCGCCTGGTACCGATCGAGGTCAAGCCCGGGCGGCACGCGGCGTCGCCCTACGAATCGGATCTGATGCAGCTGGCAGCCTACTGCCTGCTGCTGGAGGAGAGTGTTGGCCAGCCGCCGCCCTACGGGCTGCTACGCTACGCGCGCCACACCTTTCGTCTGGACTACACACCCGCCGTGCGCGAGGCGCTGCTGGCGCTGCTGGAGCAGATGCGCGCGGATCAGACTGCCGCAGAGGTCGCTCGCTCGCACCATCAGGCGGCACGCTGCCGCGCCTGCGGGTTTCGCAGCGCGTGCGCGCAACGACTGGCCTGA
- a CDS encoding 6-pyruvoyl trahydropterin synthase family protein: protein MYRIEITKDYLGFASAHFITFKGRCERLHGHNYRAWFDVEGDLTEDGYVFDFIELKQIARQLCQELDHRVLLATENPQIELRVEEDTVYAAYGAQRYMFPRSDVALLPISNTTAELLARYLAERFADRLRQRAGHHINAVGVWVAEGPGQRAYYRACLS from the coding sequence ATGTATCGCATCGAGATCACCAAAGATTACCTGGGCTTTGCCTCGGCGCATTTCATCACCTTTAAGGGTCGCTGCGAGCGGCTGCACGGGCATAACTATCGTGCCTGGTTCGATGTAGAAGGCGACCTGACCGAGGATGGCTACGTGTTCGATTTCATCGAGCTCAAGCAGATCGCCCGGCAGTTGTGCCAGGAGCTTGATCACCGCGTGCTGCTGGCGACCGAAAATCCACAGATCGAGCTGCGCGTTGAGGAAGACACCGTGTATGCTGCCTACGGCGCGCAGCGCTACATGTTCCCCCGCAGTGACGTAGCACTGCTACCGATCAGCAACACCACCGCCGAGCTGCTGGCGCGCTACCTGGCCGAGCGCTTCGCCGACCGCCTGCGCCAGCGCGCCGGGCACCACATCAATGCCGTTGGCGTGTGGGTGGCCGAAGGCCCCGGACAGCGCGCCTATTACCGCGCGTGCCTGTCATAG
- a CDS encoding DUF4129 domain-containing protein, giving the protein MRDVRLTLGLMALVVLLVSSVWLALLVGLRAVGLVWPWRVAVPLIVCVAAEGVVTQRLVARQRLSLSEQIGVRAGEWLLIVLAVRLAGLLVEERPWLEVVRPWLRDPLLFFSGRFPEYLLLALGAWLLATWLTQLVIVLEQEALASAPPEHHPNLTIEQAEALEERLALLRAFDRAWAVCLLLALLGAVVAGPRAGAPVTLVAVALVLLIGLLLRGWGQSRLLLAGWRARAVAVDADVARRWWRTLALLTLLAALLGLALGGLVARVPPPPLIPLLNLLLVIMAYLLAALIALIGLVLLPFAWLLAWLLGEPPPELPRITPPSPPQIPTGPVERPLLPALIFWSCIALLIAIALTRYLQQRADLREVIGQQPLLRRVWAWLQSLWRDLGDWSQAAATILRARLMRRRRARLVAPVLRTPRADLRRLYRRLRRVALAQGVATPPSQTPYELRAALSRRVPEITPDLEALTDVYVRSEYGPEAPQRQEVRRAHTHWRRIARRVARRRRRTL; this is encoded by the coding sequence ATGCGTGACGTGCGTTTGACGCTGGGTCTGATGGCGCTGGTGGTGCTGCTGGTGAGTAGCGTGTGGCTGGCGCTGCTGGTCGGGCTGCGCGCCGTGGGGCTGGTCTGGCCCTGGCGCGTCGCCGTGCCGCTGATCGTCTGCGTCGCTGCCGAGGGCGTCGTCACGCAACGGCTGGTAGCGCGTCAGCGCTTAAGCCTGAGCGAGCAGATCGGCGTGCGCGCCGGCGAATGGCTGTTGATCGTTCTGGCGGTGCGGCTGGCCGGGCTGCTCGTCGAGGAGCGTCCGTGGCTGGAGGTGGTGCGGCCCTGGCTGCGCGATCCGCTGCTCTTCTTCAGCGGGCGGTTCCCGGAGTACCTCCTGCTGGCGCTGGGCGCTTGGCTGCTGGCTACCTGGCTGACGCAGTTGGTGATCGTTCTGGAGCAGGAGGCGCTGGCGAGCGCTCCGCCCGAGCACCATCCCAATCTGACCATCGAGCAAGCTGAGGCCTTGGAGGAACGGCTGGCGCTGCTGCGCGCCTTCGATCGCGCCTGGGCGGTCTGCTTGCTGCTGGCGCTGCTCGGCGCAGTCGTCGCTGGGCCACGGGCCGGCGCTCCGGTCACGCTCGTCGCGGTCGCGCTGGTCTTGCTGATCGGCCTGCTGCTGCGTGGTTGGGGACAGTCGCGCCTGCTGCTGGCCGGCTGGCGCGCGCGTGCCGTTGCCGTGGACGCGGATGTCGCGCGGCGGTGGTGGCGCACGTTGGCGCTGCTGACGCTGCTGGCCGCTCTGCTGGGCCTGGCGCTGGGCGGTTTGGTAGCGCGCGTGCCACCGCCGCCGCTGATCCCCCTGCTCAACCTGCTATTGGTGATCATGGCCTATCTGCTGGCGGCGCTGATCGCGCTGATCGGTCTGGTGTTGCTGCCGTTCGCCTGGCTGCTGGCCTGGCTGTTGGGCGAGCCGCCGCCGGAGCTGCCGCGTATCACGCCGCCGTCGCCGCCCCAGATTCCCACCGGCCCGGTCGAGCGACCGTTGTTGCCGGCGCTGATCTTCTGGAGCTGCATCGCACTGCTGATCGCGATTGCGCTGACGCGCTACCTACAGCAGCGCGCTGATCTACGCGAGGTGATCGGCCAGCAACCGCTGCTGCGCCGCGTGTGGGCATGGTTGCAGAGCCTGTGGCGCGATCTGGGCGATTGGAGCCAAGCCGCGGCAACGATCCTCCGCGCGCGCCTCATGCGCCGTCGTCGGGCGCGGCTGGTGGCGCCGGTGCTGCGTACGCCGCGCGCCGATCTGCGTCGCCTCTACCGTAGGCTGCGGCGTGTAGCGCTGGCACAGGGCGTGGCCACACCGCCATCGCAGACGCCGTATGAGTTGCGCGCCGCCCTGAGCAGGCGTGTGCCGGAGATCACGCCTGATCTGGAGGCCTTGACCGATGTCTATGTCCGGAGTGAGTACGGCCCTGAGGCGCCCCAGCGCCAGGAGGTGCGCCGCGCGCACACGCACTGGCGGCGCATCGCCCGGCGCGTGGCGCGCCGCCGGCGCCGGACCCTATGA
- a CDS encoding DUF58 domain-containing protein gives MDGTLARLLLLVGVLVALAIALHAPVIGMVAVALAAAALLSVGWLRQVAAGLRIRRELPDELAFGERARASIVLENRSLLRVPWLEVRESVPLPLRLTPVPHRVLTLGAGATARVEYTIRGGRRGWYTLGPLQVALGDALGLKRLRLSGPTATLVVYPRVVSLAELDLPAALLIGPLRGQRGEDPARPAGVRPYAPGDDIRRLDWKSSARQRTLLVRRADATLAPETTLAVAFGRQDYEPTIFYDALERAATAAASLAVALLNAKLPVSLISNGRDPLQERDGVALGWGKGDGQRRLLLRLLGRLTPGVERDLFEVLAAQPLPWGGTTVLVLSDLTPARLPAVLALRRRGQQLMLLLVEGTAGGLALARQHQMAAWRVGRREQPVLVRS, from the coding sequence GTGGACGGGACGCTCGCGCGCCTGCTGCTGCTGGTAGGCGTGCTGGTGGCGCTGGCGATCGCGCTGCACGCGCCGGTGATCGGCATGGTGGCCGTCGCGCTGGCAGCCGCGGCGCTCTTGAGCGTAGGCTGGCTACGCCAGGTGGCGGCGGGCCTGCGTATTCGTCGCGAACTGCCCGACGAACTGGCCTTTGGCGAGCGCGCCCGCGCATCGATCGTGCTGGAAAACCGCTCGCTCCTGCGGGTGCCCTGGCTTGAGGTGCGCGAGAGCGTGCCGCTGCCGTTGCGGTTGACGCCGGTTCCGCACCGGGTGTTGACGCTGGGCGCGGGCGCAACCGCCAGGGTGGAGTACACCATTCGCGGCGGGCGACGCGGATGGTACACGCTTGGGCCGTTGCAGGTCGCGCTGGGCGATGCGCTGGGGCTCAAACGCCTGCGGCTGAGCGGTCCGACGGCCACGCTCGTGGTCTATCCGCGCGTCGTGTCGCTGGCGGAGCTGGATCTGCCGGCGGCCTTACTGATCGGTCCCTTGCGCGGGCAGCGCGGCGAGGATCCGGCGCGACCCGCGGGCGTACGGCCCTACGCGCCGGGCGACGACATTCGTCGTCTCGACTGGAAATCGTCGGCGCGCCAGCGCACGCTGCTGGTGCGGCGCGCCGATGCGACGCTCGCGCCCGAGACGACGCTGGCGGTCGCCTTCGGACGGCAGGATTACGAACCGACCATCTTCTATGACGCGCTGGAGCGCGCGGCAACCGCGGCGGCATCGCTGGCGGTGGCGCTCCTCAACGCCAAGCTGCCGGTGAGCCTGATCAGCAATGGTCGCGATCCGCTTCAGGAGCGCGACGGCGTTGCACTTGGCTGGGGCAAGGGCGATGGGCAACGACGCTTGCTGCTGCGGCTGCTGGGCCGCCTGACGCCTGGCGTGGAGCGCGATCTTTTCGAGGTGCTGGCCGCACAGCCGCTTCCCTGGGGTGGAACGACCGTCCTGGTGCTGTCCGACCTAACGCCGGCGCGCTTGCCGGCGGTGCTGGCCCTGCGCCGCCGCGGCCAGCAGCTCATGCTGCTGTTGGTGGAAGGAACGGCGGGCGGCCTGGCGCTGGCGCGGCAACATCAGATGGCCGCCTGGCGCGTCGGGCGGCGGGAGCAGCCCGTGCTGGTGCGGAGTTGA
- a CDS encoding AAA family ATPase → MSVHRRHEAATIEAIAHWAEAIRANVARVIVGKRETLDLLLVALLSGGHVLLEDVPGTGKTMLARALAITLGLEFKRLQCTPDLLPNDVTGVAVFDQPSGAFRFRPGPIFTNILLADEINRATPRTQSALLEAMQERTVTVDGVTHALPLPFFVLATQNPIEFEGTFPLPEAQLDRFLLQVAVGYPSLDEEERMLRSIGSRHPIEDLTAVADLPPLARLQQQLDTVFVSDAVLHYLLRLITATRQHPDLALGASPRASLALSRAAQARAALAGRAFVAPDDVKALAVPILRHRLLLRPESALRGQTTQDVLRGILETTPVEADTAPTGSR, encoded by the coding sequence ATGAGCGTCCATCGGCGTCATGAGGCGGCAACGATCGAGGCTATTGCGCACTGGGCCGAAGCCATCCGTGCCAACGTGGCGCGCGTGATCGTTGGCAAGCGCGAAACACTGGATCTGCTGCTCGTCGCGCTACTGAGCGGCGGCCATGTGCTGCTCGAAGATGTGCCCGGCACCGGCAAGACCATGCTGGCGCGCGCCCTGGCGATCACGCTGGGGCTGGAGTTCAAACGCTTGCAGTGCACGCCTGACCTGCTGCCCAACGATGTGACGGGTGTTGCCGTCTTCGATCAGCCGAGCGGCGCCTTTCGCTTCCGGCCCGGCCCGATCTTCACCAACATCCTGCTGGCCGATGAGATCAATCGGGCGACGCCGCGCACGCAATCGGCGCTGCTGGAAGCGATGCAGGAGCGCACCGTCACCGTCGATGGCGTCACGCATGCGCTGCCGCTGCCCTTTTTCGTACTGGCCACGCAGAACCCGATCGAATTCGAGGGCACCTTTCCCCTGCCGGAGGCACAGCTCGATCGCTTTCTGCTGCAGGTAGCCGTGGGTTATCCCTCGCTCGATGAGGAGGAGCGCATGCTGCGCTCGATCGGCAGTCGTCATCCCATCGAGGACCTGACGGCTGTAGCCGATCTGCCGCCCCTCGCGCGGCTGCAACAGCAACTGGACACGGTCTTTGTGAGCGATGCCGTGTTACATTACCTGCTGCGGCTGATCACCGCAACGCGCCAGCATCCTGATCTGGCGCTGGGCGCCAGTCCGCGCGCCAGTCTGGCCTTGTCGCGCGCGGCCCAGGCACGTGCTGCGCTGGCCGGTCGCGCGTTTGTCGCTCCCGACGATGTCAAGGCGCTGGCCGTGCCGATTCTGCGCCACCGCCTGTTGCTACGTCCGGAGAGCGCGCTGCGCGGCCAGACGACGCAGGATGTGCTGCGCGGTATTCTGGAGACAACGCCGGTCGAGGCCGATACGGCACCGACCGGATCGCGCTGA
- a CDS encoding glycoside hydrolase family 31 protein — MPYEVHGPAGRLLIDDQGQLRFERNGRLVLQSAQTPAFALAYGVEWSATLPAQATPAADGLRIEYETSQPGLRLALEVETLDAGFRLIWTAPAWLPAMGVRWLLEPQGPWYGMGERVIQPWPLDRLPVEAQPFMPYDHAADGTLNIGTPLWYNAGGAAILVEEGACDLSVTLNRGQDGLLRILARMPEASFGGFDQPRDVGELRMALSVVLADSLPQAFQRLLPMLGTPTAAPPEELLARPIWTTWARYKMAVTQTDVLTFAEEIAARDYPRSVMEIDDRWQEHYGTCAFDAAKFPDPRGMVERLHQLGFKVTLWVPPFFDPAGAGFREAARQGFLVRHPATGEPYLTRWWQGYGGLLDVSNRAALDWWRERLEHLQAAYGIDGFKFDGGEANFLPSDALLAQPMLRRQYTDRYVQWVAQHWRWTEVRAGWRSQAHGILFRQWDKWSRWGIDNGLHSVLTQALTLSLIGYPFILPDMIGGNAYGGEYPDRELLIRWTQLTALLPAMQFSIAPWQFDAETDAICRRYALLHTEIAPYIQSLAEQTLRDGSPLVRPLFWHAPGDATALRLDDQFLLGDLLLVAPVLKPGQRRRDIYLPQGCWRERASGVIYDGPCWLTDYPAPLEYLPLFERLEHAP, encoded by the coding sequence ATGCCGTATGAAGTGCACGGTCCTGCCGGACGGCTGCTGATCGACGATCAGGGGCAGCTGCGTTTCGAGCGCAATGGCCGCCTTGTGTTGCAGTCCGCTCAGACCCCGGCGTTTGCGCTGGCCTATGGCGTGGAATGGTCGGCGACGCTGCCGGCACAGGCCACGCCTGCCGCTGATGGGCTCCGCATCGAATACGAAACCTCACAGCCGGGTCTGCGTCTGGCCCTGGAGGTGGAGACGCTGGATGCCGGGTTCCGGCTGATCTGGACAGCGCCGGCCTGGTTGCCGGCGATGGGCGTGCGCTGGCTGCTGGAGCCGCAGGGGCCGTGGTATGGCATGGGCGAGCGCGTGATCCAACCCTGGCCGCTCGACCGTCTGCCGGTCGAGGCGCAGCCGTTCATGCCCTATGATCATGCCGCCGACGGTACGCTCAACATCGGCACGCCGCTGTGGTACAACGCCGGCGGCGCGGCGATCCTTGTCGAAGAGGGCGCCTGCGACCTGTCGGTCACGCTCAACCGCGGCCAAGATGGTCTGCTGCGCATCCTTGCGCGCATGCCGGAAGCCTCCTTCGGTGGCTTCGATCAGCCGCGCGACGTCGGCGAGCTGCGCATGGCGCTGAGCGTTGTGTTGGCCGATAGCCTGCCCCAGGCCTTCCAGCGTCTACTGCCGATGCTCGGCACACCCACCGCCGCGCCGCCCGAGGAGCTGCTGGCCAGGCCGATCTGGACGACCTGGGCGCGCTACAAGATGGCCGTGACGCAGACCGATGTGCTGACCTTCGCCGAGGAGATTGCGGCGCGCGACTATCCGCGCTCGGTGATGGAGATCGATGATCGCTGGCAGGAGCACTATGGCACCTGCGCCTTCGACGCGGCCAAGTTTCCCGATCCGCGCGGCATGGTTGAGCGGCTGCACCAGTTGGGCTTCAAGGTGACGCTGTGGGTGCCGCCCTTTTTTGATCCCGCCGGCGCCGGCTTCCGCGAGGCGGCACGCCAGGGCTTTCTGGTGCGCCATCCGGCCACGGGTGAGCCCTACCTGACGCGCTGGTGGCAGGGCTACGGCGGACTGTTGGATGTCAGCAATCGCGCCGCGCTCGACTGGTGGCGCGAGCGCCTGGAGCACCTGCAGGCGGCCTACGGCATCGATGGGTTCAAGTTCGACGGCGGCGAGGCGAACTTTTTGCCAAGCGATGCGCTGCTGGCCCAACCGATGCTGCGTCGGCAGTACACCGATCGCTATGTGCAGTGGGTTGCACAGCACTGGCGCTGGACCGAGGTGCGCGCCGGCTGGCGCTCCCAGGCGCACGGCATCCTCTTCCGCCAGTGGGATAAGTGGAGTCGCTGGGGCATCGACAATGGCCTGCACAGCGTGCTGACCCAGGCCCTGACGCTCAGTCTGATCGGCTATCCATTCATTCTGCCGGATATGATCGGTGGCAATGCCTACGGCGGTGAATATCCCGATCGTGAGCTGCTGATCCGCTGGACGCAACTGACGGCCCTGCTTCCGGCGATGCAGTTCTCGATCGCGCCCTGGCAGTTCGATGCCGAGACCGATGCGATCTGTCGGCGCTATGCCCTGTTGCATACCGAGATCGCGCCGTACATTCAATCCCTCGCCGAACAAACGCTGCGCGACGGCTCGCCGCTGGTACGGCCGCTCTTCTGGCATGCGCCAGGAGATGCCACTGCGCTACGGCTGGATGATCAGTTCTTGCTGGGCGATCTGCTGCTGGTTGCACCGGTGTTGAAGCCCGGCCAGCGCCGGCGCGACATCTACCTGCCGCAGGGGTGTTGGCGCGAGCGTGCCAGCGGCGTGATCTACGACGGCCCGTGTTGGTTGACGGACTATCCCGCGCCGCTGGAATATCTGCCGCTCTTCGAGCGCCTGGAGCACGCCCCGTGA
- the plsY gene encoding glycerol-3-phosphate 1-O-acyltransferase PlsY → MSGWLPILMLAGYLTGAIPFSFLVARARGVDLRKVGSGNTGASNVWRNLGFGYFLIAMLLDVSKGWLPTMLAHQVLRLPPLGVILVGLCTILGHVYPIYLGFRGGKAVATSGGVVLGIAPVLTLIGAGIWAATLALTRYPSVASLTAAACVSLIALGMALMGGLAPAYAGFIVVGALYVTYLHRSNIRRLLRGQELPIGSRR, encoded by the coding sequence ATGAGTGGATGGCTTCCGATCTTGATGCTCGCCGGATACTTGACGGGCGCGATCCCGTTTAGCTTTCTGGTTGCGCGCGCCAGGGGCGTCGATCTGCGCAAGGTAGGCAGCGGGAATACGGGCGCGTCGAATGTCTGGCGTAACCTGGGCTTTGGCTATTTTTTGATCGCCATGCTGCTGGACGTGAGCAAGGGCTGGCTGCCCACCATGCTCGCCCATCAGGTGCTGCGCCTGCCGCCCCTGGGTGTAATTCTGGTCGGCCTATGCACGATCCTGGGCCACGTCTATCCGATCTACCTCGGCTTCCGTGGCGGCAAAGCGGTCGCTACCTCCGGCGGCGTCGTGTTGGGGATCGCGCCCGTGCTGACGCTGATCGGCGCCGGCATCTGGGCGGCAACGCTGGCGTTGACACGCTACCCCTCGGTCGCTTCGCTGACTGCGGCTGCCTGCGTATCGCTGATCGCGCTGGGCATGGCCCTGATGGGCGGTCTCGCGCCGGCGTATGCCGGGTTTATCGTGGTTGGGGCGTTGTACGTGACCTATCTCCATCGCAGTAATATTCGCCGCTTGCTGCGCGGCCAGGAGCTGCCGATCGGCTCGCGGCGCTGA
- a CDS encoding GTP-binding protein: MRCIAFTGFLGSGKTTTILAVAQELGARGERVAIVENERGAIGVDGPYLEAQGLGVREISDSCICCDIQSNLGHTVRLLQSLYQPTWILVEASGVAHPDELANTIEDEAIPDATWSMVALIDAARFERLWPDIGGLGYLLRWQIERADLVLLTKPDAVSAEQRARILETMRAIRPAARIVPVRLNDAIGAQIVDHLEALTPC; the protein is encoded by the coding sequence ATGCGTTGTATTGCGTTTACCGGATTTCTTGGCAGCGGAAAGACCACAACCATTCTGGCGGTCGCTCAGGAACTGGGCGCCCGCGGTGAGCGCGTCGCGATCGTTGAAAACGAGCGCGGCGCGATCGGCGTGGATGGTCCGTATCTGGAAGCCCAGGGCCTGGGCGTGCGCGAGATCAGCGATAGCTGCATCTGCTGCGACATCCAGAGCAACCTGGGCCATACCGTGCGCCTGTTGCAGAGCCTGTATCAGCCCACCTGGATTCTGGTCGAAGCCAGCGGTGTGGCGCACCCGGACGAGCTGGCCAACACCATCGAAGACGAAGCCATTCCGGACGCAACCTGGTCGATGGTCGCGCTGATCGATGCGGCGCGCTTCGAACGGTTGTGGCCCGACATCGGCGGGCTGGGCTACCTGTTGCGCTGGCAGATCGAACGCGCCGATCTGGTGTTGCTCACCAAACCCGACGCGGTGAGCGCCGAGCAACGCGCGCGCATACTGGAGACCATGCGCGCCATACGGCCTGCCGCGCGCATCGTGCCGGTGCGGCTCAACGACGCCATTGGAGCACAGATCGTCGATCACCTGGAGGCCCTGACACCATGCTGA